The following coding sequences are from one Paenarthrobacter ureafaciens window:
- the nusA gene encoding transcription termination factor NusA — protein MDIDMSALRLLEREREIPLDLLIPTIEQALLVAYHKTPGAFERARAELDRKSGHVTIWATEIDDDGEAVGEFEDTPAGFGRIAASTARQIILQRLRDVEDDNVLGEFKGREGELVAGMIQQGNNPHMIQVNLGTVEALLPPPEQVPGEKYLHGSRLRAFVVDVHRGAKGPSITLSRSHPGLVRKLFEMEVPEIADRSVEIVALAREAGHRTKIAVKANAPGVNAKGACIGEMGSRVRAVMTELNDEKIDIVDYSEDPATFIANSLSPSRVSSVTITDEATRSARVVVPDYQLSLAIGKEGQNARLAAKLTGWRIDIVSDAAGTKTD, from the coding sequence ATGGATATTGACATGAGCGCACTGAGACTTCTGGAGCGTGAGCGTGAAATCCCGCTGGACCTCCTGATTCCCACCATCGAGCAGGCGCTCCTGGTGGCCTACCACAAGACGCCCGGCGCCTTCGAACGGGCCCGCGCAGAGCTTGACCGCAAGAGCGGGCACGTGACCATCTGGGCAACCGAAATCGACGACGACGGCGAGGCCGTTGGCGAGTTCGAGGACACCCCTGCCGGGTTCGGCCGTATTGCGGCCAGCACCGCACGCCAGATCATCCTCCAGCGCCTTCGCGACGTCGAGGACGACAACGTTCTTGGTGAGTTCAAGGGCCGTGAGGGCGAACTCGTGGCCGGCATGATCCAGCAGGGCAACAACCCGCACATGATCCAGGTCAACCTGGGCACGGTGGAGGCTTTGCTGCCGCCGCCCGAACAGGTTCCGGGGGAGAAGTACCTGCACGGAAGCCGCTTGCGTGCCTTCGTCGTCGATGTCCACCGTGGCGCCAAGGGTCCGTCCATCACCCTGTCCCGTTCGCACCCCGGATTGGTCCGCAAGCTCTTCGAAATGGAAGTTCCGGAGATCGCTGACCGTTCCGTGGAGATCGTGGCACTCGCCCGCGAAGCCGGGCACCGGACCAAGATTGCAGTCAAGGCCAACGCCCCCGGCGTCAACGCCAAGGGTGCGTGCATCGGCGAGATGGGCTCCCGTGTCCGCGCGGTCATGACCGAGCTGAACGACGAAAAAATCGACATCGTCGACTACAGCGAGGATCCCGCAACGTTCATTGCGAACTCGTTGTCGCCGTCGAGGGTGAGTTCGGTCACCATCACTGATGAGGCCACGCGTTCGGCACGTGTGGTTGTGCCGGACTACCAGCTGTCACTGGCCATCGGCAAGGAGGGCCAGAATGCGCGGCTCGCCGCCAAGCTGACCGGCTGGCGGATCGACATCGTGTCCGACGCCGCCGGCACTAAAACTGACTGA
- a CDS encoding YlxR family protein, with amino-acid sequence MVAQGNGSSVVVVDERRRMAGRGAWLHPDEKCLALAIKRRAFGRALAGAAETTAVERYFMPGMPLAEAPASAGKPSKPESGSEI; translated from the coding sequence CTGGTCGCCCAAGGCAACGGTTCGTCCGTTGTCGTAGTGGATGAACGACGCCGGATGGCCGGCAGGGGTGCGTGGCTGCACCCCGACGAAAAGTGCCTGGCATTGGCGATCAAGCGGCGCGCTTTCGGAAGGGCCCTTGCGGGCGCTGCCGAAACGACCGCCGTCGAACGCTATTTCATGCCGGGTATGCCACTTGCGGAGGCCCCGGCCTCCGCAGGAAAACCGTCCAAACCTGAAAGCGGGTCAGAAATCTGA